The following are encoded in a window of Qipengyuania soli genomic DNA:
- the panC gene encoding pantoate--beta-alanine ligase codes for MITVTKLDELRRETDALKGSGTLALVPTMGALHEGHLTLVREARGKSDHVAVSIFVNPRQFGAGEDLDSYPRQLERDAELLAREGVALLWAPTPGEVYPEGYATSISVSGVSEGLCGAARPGHFDGVATVVCKLFNEVRPDMAFFGEKDWQQLAVIRRMARDLDLTLPHADAIHGVGIVREPDGLAMSSRNAYLSQEQRVQAAGLSAAMREAIARIAKGADAGEAIADLKAAIIAAGFEAVDYAELRDADSIAPLSSPNGNARLFVAARIGGTRLIDNMAV; via the coding sequence CTGATTACCGTTACGAAGCTGGACGAATTGCGCCGCGAGACAGACGCGCTGAAAGGATCGGGTACACTCGCCCTCGTCCCGACGATGGGCGCACTGCACGAAGGCCATCTGACCTTGGTGCGTGAGGCGCGCGGAAAGTCTGACCACGTCGCGGTTTCGATCTTCGTCAATCCACGCCAGTTCGGTGCAGGCGAGGACCTCGATTCGTATCCACGACAGCTTGAGCGCGACGCCGAGTTGCTCGCACGTGAGGGCGTGGCCCTGCTTTGGGCACCGACACCGGGAGAGGTCTATCCCGAGGGCTATGCCACCAGCATCTCGGTCAGCGGAGTAAGCGAGGGTCTGTGCGGAGCTGCCCGGCCGGGCCACTTCGACGGTGTTGCCACCGTCGTGTGCAAACTGTTCAACGAGGTCCGGCCCGACATGGCATTCTTCGGCGAGAAGGACTGGCAGCAGTTGGCCGTCATCCGGCGCATGGCGCGCGACCTCGACCTCACACTCCCTCATGCCGATGCCATCCATGGAGTTGGGATCGTGCGCGAACCCGATGGTCTCGCGATGTCGAGCCGAAACGCTTATCTGTCGCAGGAGCAGCGCGTGCAGGCGGCAGGCCTTTCCGCCGCCATGCGCGAGGCAATCGCACGGATCGCCAAGGGCGCCGACGCAGGGGAAGCGATTGCAGACCTCAAGGCCGCCATCATCGCCGCGGGCTTCGAGGCAGTCGATTATGCCGAGCTTCGCGATGCCGATTCAATTGCTCCGCTGTCGAGCCCGAATGGGAATGCTCGCCTGTTTGTCGCAGCCCGGATCGGGGGCACGCGTCTCATCGACAATATGGCGGTGTGA
- a CDS encoding OmpA family protein: protein MTSRRASTTAAIAVTLLATMVVSCGDRDPAPEPEATASGTGKSIFRPEFQVEPIGGAEAVAPAPLDTTVRFEEGVELDEQARADIATVAQSPQAAMDWPIILRGHSDSGGSDASNMKASIERAEAVKAFLVENGIAESRITVIGFGEQNPVAPNALPDGSPNERGRAANRRVDIHIGSPDPKPVVEEPTLAETLAEPTEE, encoded by the coding sequence ATGACTTCGCGTCGAGCCAGCACAACAGCGGCCATTGCCGTCACCCTACTTGCAACGATGGTCGTATCGTGCGGCGATCGTGATCCCGCACCCGAACCGGAAGCGACAGCATCGGGAACTGGCAAGTCGATCTTCCGCCCCGAATTTCAGGTCGAGCCGATCGGCGGTGCAGAAGCGGTTGCGCCTGCGCCGCTCGACACGACAGTCCGGTTCGAGGAGGGCGTCGAGCTGGACGAGCAGGCGCGCGCAGACATCGCCACGGTCGCCCAGTCGCCGCAGGCGGCGATGGACTGGCCCATCATCCTTCGCGGTCACAGCGATTCGGGTGGTAGCGATGCAAGCAACATGAAGGCCTCGATCGAGCGCGCCGAGGCGGTGAAGGCCTTCCTGGTCGAGAACGGCATCGCCGAATCGCGTATCACCGTGATCGGCTTCGGCGAACAGAACCCGGTGGCGCCCAACGCCCTGCCCGATGGCTCGCCCAACGAAAGAGGGCGTGCCGCCAACCGGCGCGTCGATATCCACATTGGAAGCCCGGATCCCAAGCCGGTGGTAGAGGAACCGACGCTGGCCGAAACCCTGGCCGAACCAACCGAGGAATAG
- a CDS encoding cation:proton antiporter, with protein MEQTLVIAMVGMLGIGAQWLAWRTGWPAIVLMLAAGFLAGPILGLFSPEHAFGDLLEPMVAIGVALILFEGGLSLDFRELRHAGDGVWRLVIFGVPLGWLFGSLAAHSIGGLEWPVAILFAGILVVTGPTVVMPLLRQSSVQPRPAAILKWEAIVNDPLGALCAVVAYEYFRRIAEFPDAGLFEVVPPLILAAIIAGIIGYVAAAAIAWSFPRGAVPEYLKVPVLLTTVIVVFVFSNTIEHEAGLVAVTVMGIALANMNVQSLRSIHPFKQNVAVLLISGLFILLSASLEFADLAYLNWSFGLFLLALLFVVRPATILLSLLGSSVPWNERLFLAWIAPRGIVLVAISGLFALRLADIGFDGRALIGLSFAVVVATIVAHGFTIDLVARMLKIKGSNRPGMIIVGSTPWTNALADMLREMETPVMVVDSSWQRLAPARQKGLPFYHGEILNEATEHNLDLTPYSVLVAATENEAYNALVCNEFAYEIGRDRVFQLGESVDDRDRHTLPNSIRGRALFESGFGVEDVNERQAQGWVFRKTKLSDEFGFEAAQQRLPDAANMLLLVRRDGTIRFFTHAAHPEPRAGDTIVSFSPPQRRTPGEVAAKRASKKQKQRPAGENA; from the coding sequence ATGGAACAGACACTCGTCATCGCAATGGTCGGCATGCTCGGCATCGGGGCACAATGGCTTGCGTGGCGCACCGGTTGGCCCGCGATCGTGCTGATGCTTGCGGCAGGCTTTCTCGCCGGTCCTATCCTTGGTCTGTTCAGTCCCGAACACGCTTTTGGTGACCTGCTCGAACCGATGGTCGCCATCGGCGTTGCGCTGATCCTGTTCGAAGGCGGTCTCAGCCTCGATTTCCGCGAACTTCGCCATGCAGGCGATGGCGTATGGCGCCTCGTTATTTTCGGCGTCCCGCTCGGCTGGTTGTTCGGCTCGCTCGCGGCCCACTCGATCGGCGGGCTGGAATGGCCGGTGGCAATCCTGTTTGCAGGCATCCTTGTCGTAACCGGACCAACGGTGGTCATGCCGCTGCTGCGCCAATCCTCGGTCCAGCCCCGTCCGGCGGCGATCCTCAAATGGGAGGCCATCGTCAACGACCCGCTCGGGGCACTCTGCGCCGTCGTGGCCTATGAATACTTCCGCCGCATCGCCGAATTCCCCGATGCCGGTCTTTTCGAGGTAGTTCCGCCGCTGATCCTCGCCGCGATCATTGCAGGCATCATCGGCTATGTTGCGGCGGCGGCGATCGCTTGGTCCTTCCCGCGCGGAGCCGTGCCCGAATACCTCAAGGTGCCCGTGCTGCTGACGACGGTCATCGTCGTTTTCGTCTTCTCCAACACCATCGAGCACGAGGCCGGACTTGTCGCAGTGACCGTGATGGGCATCGCGCTCGCGAACATGAACGTCCAGTCGCTCCGCAGCATCCACCCGTTCAAGCAGAACGTGGCCGTCCTGCTCATCTCGGGGCTCTTCATCCTGCTTTCTGCGAGCCTCGAATTCGCCGACCTCGCCTATCTCAACTGGAGCTTCGGGCTCTTCCTGCTCGCCCTGCTCTTCGTGGTGCGCCCGGCGACGATCCTGCTGTCGTTGCTCGGTAGTTCGGTCCCGTGGAACGAGCGCCTGTTCCTCGCCTGGATCGCCCCCAGAGGTATCGTCCTCGTTGCAATATCCGGCCTCTTTGCCTTGCGCCTTGCCGACATCGGCTTCGACGGCCGCGCGCTCATCGGGCTTAGCTTTGCCGTGGTTGTCGCAACCATCGTGGCGCACGGTTTCACCATCGACCTTGTCGCCCGCATGCTCAAGATAAAGGGCAGCAACCGTCCAGGCATGATCATCGTCGGCAGCACGCCCTGGACGAATGCGCTCGCGGACATGCTGCGCGAAATGGAGACGCCGGTCATGGTCGTCGATTCGAGCTGGCAACGTCTGGCCCCTGCACGCCAGAAAGGACTGCCGTTCTATCACGGCGAGATTCTCAACGAGGCGACCGAGCACAATCTCGACCTGACGCCCTATTCGGTCCTCGTCGCGGCGACCGAGAACGAAGCCTACAATGCGCTCGTCTGCAACGAGTTCGCCTACGAGATCGGGCGGGACCGGGTCTTCCAGCTGGGCGAATCGGTCGACGACAGGGATCGGCACACGCTTCCCAACAGCATTCGCGGCAGGGCCCTGTTCGAATCCGGTTTCGGTGTCGAGGACGTCAACGAGCGCCAGGCCCAGGGTTGGGTCTTCCGCAAGACCAAGCTGTCCGACGAATTCGGGTTCGAAGCGGCGCAACAGCGACTGCCCGATGCCGCGAACATGTTGCTGCTGGTCCGGCGCGACGGCACGATCCGCTTCTTTACCCACGCCGCGCATCCCGAACCGCGTGCCGGCGACACCATCGTCAGCTTCTCCCCGCCGCAGCGACGCACACCCGGCGAGGTTGCTGCGAAGCGTGCGAGCAAGAAGCAGAAGCAACGTCCCGCAGGAGAGAACGCATGA
- a CDS encoding adenine phosphoribosyltransferase gives MTPAELKALVRTIPDFPKTGIQFRDITTLIGHGEGFAATVEWLGERVAGASAIAGMEARGFIFGAAVAARLGLPFLPIRKPGKLPCDTIGVDYELEYGLDRLEMDPSAVTNGQPVAIVDDLLATGGTASAATKLLRQAGAEVALAAFVIDLPDLGGGNLLRANGVEVHALMEFEGD, from the coding sequence TTGACCCCCGCCGAACTCAAGGCGCTCGTGCGTACCATTCCCGACTTTCCCAAGACCGGCATCCAGTTCCGCGATATCACCACGCTGATCGGTCACGGAGAAGGGTTTGCAGCCACGGTCGAGTGGCTGGGTGAAAGGGTCGCGGGTGCGTCGGCTATCGCTGGAATGGAGGCGCGCGGGTTCATATTCGGGGCGGCGGTTGCCGCACGCCTCGGCCTGCCGTTCCTCCCGATCCGCAAGCCGGGCAAACTGCCATGCGACACGATCGGCGTGGATTACGAACTCGAATATGGCCTGGACCGGCTCGAGATGGATCCGAGTGCGGTAACCAATGGGCAACCCGTCGCCATCGTCGATGACCTGCTCGCTACCGGTGGCACCGCGTCTGCCGCGACAAAGCTGCTGCGCCAGGCCGGGGCGGAGGTGGCGCTGGCGGCCTTCGTGATCGACCTTCCCGATCTCGGCGGTGGGAACCTGCTGCGTGCGAATGGGGTCGAAGTCCACGCGCTGATGGAGTTTGAGGGCGACTGA
- a CDS encoding cytochrome c1 yields MSKLLSIRLVAILVGIGFTVAVLWAFVTGAAAVIQEGELKPATAEHEFHKHPNKYAWSFDGPFGKWDVQQLQRGFKVYNEVCSACHSLKFVSFRDLEAIGYDESQVKAFAASKQVPGVDPATGEATTRPGLPTDYFPSPFPNAVAAAAANNNAIPPDLSLITKARHDGSNYVTSLLTGYQEIPAELKKEFPDFALSPTGHYNPYFANLGLAMAPPLSAGAVTYDDGTDASVEQMAKDVSAFLTWTAEPSLVKRKQTGWPVLIFLLFATVLAYLSKQQIWAAVKPKKRG; encoded by the coding sequence ATGAGCAAACTCCTCAGCATCCGCCTCGTAGCTATCCTCGTCGGCATCGGCTTCACGGTAGCCGTCCTGTGGGCCTTCGTGACCGGCGCCGCCGCTGTCATCCAGGAAGGCGAACTCAAGCCTGCCACGGCAGAGCACGAGTTTCACAAGCATCCGAACAAGTACGCCTGGTCGTTCGACGGGCCGTTCGGCAAGTGGGACGTCCAGCAGCTGCAGCGCGGCTTCAAGGTCTACAACGAAGTCTGCTCGGCCTGCCACAGCCTGAAGTTCGTCTCGTTCCGCGACCTCGAAGCGATCGGCTATGACGAGAGCCAGGTTAAGGCATTCGCTGCTTCGAAGCAGGTCCCCGGTGTCGATCCGGCAACCGGAGAAGCGACCACGCGTCCCGGCCTGCCGACCGACTACTTCCCGTCGCCGTTCCCGAATGCGGTTGCTGCGGCTGCGGCCAACAACAACGCCATTCCGCCCGATCTTTCGCTGATCACCAAGGCGCGCCATGACGGCTCGAACTACGTCACCTCGCTGCTGACCGGTTATCAGGAGATCCCGGCAGAGCTGAAGAAGGAATTCCCCGACTTCGCGCTTTCACCGACCGGCCACTATAACCCGTATTTCGCCAACCTCGGCCTGGCCATGGCCCCACCGCTTTCGGCTGGCGCGGTCACCTATGACGACGGCACCGACGCCTCGGTTGAGCAGATGGCGAAGGACGTCTCGGCCTTCCTCACCTGGACTGCCGAACCTTCGCTGGTGAAGCGCAAGCAGACCGGTTGGCCGGTGCTGATCTTCCTGCTCTTCGCGACAGTTCTTGCCTACCTGTCGAAGCAGCAGATCTGGGCGGCGGTGAAGCCCAAGAAGCGCGGCTGA
- a CDS encoding cytochrome b, with amino-acid sequence MSFPWAKEYTPTTPFMKFMDEKLPLPRLVYNAIGAGYPVPRNLSYFWNFGVLAGFFLVLQIVTGVVLAMHYAANAQVAFATTEHIMRDVNWGWLMRYAHANGASFFFIVVYLHIFRGFYYSSYKAPREMIWLLGVVIFLLMMATAFMGYVLPWGQMSFWGAKVITGLFGAIPLVGEPIQVWLLGGYAPDNAALNRFFSLHFLLPFVIAGVVILHIWALHIPGSSNPTGVEVKQESDTIPFHPYYTAKDGFGLGVALLLYFALVFFLPNYLGHPDNYIEANPLSTPAHIVPEWYFWPFYAILRAFTADFFFIPAKLMGVLAMFSAILMWFFLPWLDKSPVRSGHYRPLFRKFFWFGLIPTMAVLFYCGGAAAEEPYVMLSQIATAYYFLHFLVILPIISQIETPEPLPYSITEAVLGSDDKAVLGENAKPAV; translated from the coding sequence ATGAGCTTTCCCTGGGCCAAGGAATACACCCCGACCACTCCGTTCATGAAGTTCATGGACGAGAAGCTGCCCCTGCCGCGGCTGGTCTATAACGCCATCGGCGCCGGCTACCCAGTTCCGCGCAATCTCAGCTACTTCTGGAATTTCGGCGTCCTCGCCGGTTTCTTCCTGGTGTTGCAGATCGTCACCGGCGTGGTCCTGGCGATGCATTATGCCGCCAACGCGCAGGTCGCCTTTGCGACGACCGAGCACATCATGCGCGACGTCAACTGGGGCTGGCTGATGCGCTATGCGCACGCCAACGGCGCCAGCTTCTTCTTCATCGTCGTATACCTGCACATCTTCCGTGGCTTCTACTATTCCTCGTACAAGGCCCCGCGCGAGATGATCTGGCTGCTCGGCGTCGTGATCTTCCTGCTCATGATGGCCACCGCCTTCATGGGTTACGTCCTCCCCTGGGGCCAGATGAGCTTCTGGGGCGCCAAGGTGATCACCGGCCTGTTTGGCGCGATCCCGCTGGTGGGCGAGCCTATCCAGGTCTGGCTGCTCGGCGGCTATGCGCCCGACAACGCCGCGCTCAACCGCTTCTTCAGCCTCCACTTCCTGCTGCCCTTCGTGATTGCAGGCGTCGTGATCCTGCACATCTGGGCGCTGCACATCCCCGGCTCGTCGAACCCGACCGGCGTGGAAGTGAAGCAGGAATCGGACACGATCCCGTTCCACCCGTACTACACCGCGAAGGACGGCTTCGGCCTCGGCGTCGCATTGCTGCTGTATTTCGCGCTGGTGTTCTTCCTGCCGAACTACCTCGGCCACCCGGACAACTACATCGAGGCGAACCCGCTTTCGACCCCGGCGCACATCGTTCCCGAATGGTACTTCTGGCCTTTCTACGCGATCCTGCGCGCCTTCACCGCGGACTTCTTCTTCATCCCGGCGAAACTGATGGGCGTGCTCGCCATGTTCAGCGCGATTCTCATGTGGTTCTTCCTGCCCTGGCTCGACAAGTCGCCGGTGCGCAGCGGCCACTACCGCCCGTTGTTCCGCAAGTTCTTCTGGTTCGGCCTTATCCCGACCATGGCGGTGTTGTTCTACTGCGGCGGCGCCGCGGCCGAAGAGCCCTATGTCATGCTCAGCCAGATCGCGACGGCGTACTACTTCCTGCACTTCCTGGTGATCCTGCCGATCATCTCGCAGATCGAAACGCCGGAACCGCTGCCCTATTCGATAACCGAAGCCGTTCTCGGCTCTGACGACAAGGCTGTGCTTGGCGAAAACGCCAAGCCGGCGGTCTGA
- the petA gene encoding ubiquinol-cytochrome c reductase iron-sulfur subunit, with amino-acid sequence MADTAATATPETAGVTDDGIRRRDFLDIAAVSAAGIGGLAVVYPLVSQMAPSKDVLAASSTEVDVSAIQPGQAIKAVFRKQPLFVRRLTPAEISAAEAVATSSLRDPQTLEERTKEGHKDMLITMGVCTHLGCVPLGAAEGEVKGEFGGYFCPCHGSHYDTAGRIRKGPAPKNLEVPEYEFTSDTVIQVG; translated from the coding sequence ATGGCAGACACCGCTGCAACCGCAACTCCCGAAACGGCAGGCGTGACCGACGACGGCATCCGCCGCCGCGACTTTCTCGATATTGCAGCCGTGAGCGCTGCCGGAATCGGCGGCCTCGCGGTTGTCTATCCGCTGGTCAGCCAGATGGCGCCTTCCAAGGACGTGCTGGCCGCGAGCTCGACCGAGGTCGACGTGTCGGCGATCCAGCCGGGTCAGGCGATCAAGGCGGTGTTCCGCAAGCAGCCGCTGTTCGTCCGCCGCCTTACCCCGGCCGAAATTTCCGCTGCCGAAGCGGTCGCCACCAGCAGCCTGCGCGACCCGCAGACGCTGGAAGAGCGGACCAAGGAAGGCCACAAGGACATGCTCATCACCATGGGCGTCTGCACCCACTTGGGCTGCGTCCCGCTCGGCGCTGCCGAGGGCGAGGTGAAGGGCGAGTTTGGCGGCTATTTCTGCCCGTGCCACGGTTCGCACTACGACACCGCCGGCCGCATCCGTAAGGGTCCTGCACCGAAGAACCTCGAAGTGCCGGAATACGAGTTCACCTCCGACACCGTCATCCAGGTCGGCTGA
- the pgeF gene encoding peptidoglycan editing factor PgeF, with the protein MAEIIRSALLGGVPHGFSTREGLEADDVLPGAELVRAKQVHSPDVMTVVEPWEIPPEADALVTARPGLVLSIVTADCAPVLLHDPSAQVVGAAHAGWRGAHGGVLEATVAAMEALGARADRIRAAVGPTIALASYEVDDGFRRQFEEGDARFFHEGREGHWQFDLPAYVVHRLQRAGVGAVEDLALDTYADLGRFYSFRRATHRGEDTGGRQVSVIALPQ; encoded by the coding sequence TTGGCTGAGATCATCCGCTCTGCCCTGCTCGGCGGGGTTCCGCACGGGTTCTCGACCCGCGAAGGGCTGGAAGCGGATGACGTGCTGCCCGGCGCTGAACTCGTCAGGGCCAAGCAGGTGCACTCGCCGGACGTCATGACGGTGGTCGAGCCGTGGGAGATCCCTCCGGAGGCCGATGCGCTGGTAACGGCTCGCCCCGGCCTCGTCCTGTCGATCGTGACTGCCGATTGCGCGCCCGTCCTGCTCCACGATCCTTCGGCGCAGGTCGTCGGGGCGGCACACGCGGGATGGCGCGGGGCGCATGGGGGCGTCCTCGAGGCGACCGTTGCCGCGATGGAGGCGCTGGGCGCGCGCGCCGACCGGATCCGCGCTGCGGTGGGGCCGACGATTGCGCTGGCAAGCTACGAGGTCGATGACGGCTTCCGCCGACAATTCGAGGAGGGCGATGCCCGTTTCTTCCACGAGGGGCGCGAGGGCCACTGGCAGTTCGACCTGCCCGCTTATGTCGTCCACCGCCTGCAACGCGCAGGCGTTGGTGCGGTAGAGGACCTTGCGCTCGACACCTATGCCGATCTCGGCCGATTCTACTCCTTCCGCAGGGCTACCCACCGAGGAGAGGATACAGGTGGACGGCAAGTCAGTGTGATTGCCCTGCCGCAGTAA
- the pepN gene encoding aminopeptidase N, with amino-acid sequence MDIARTPATPDGNPEMADAATEPHKPAIIKREDYTPFGWVVPEVQIEFELGLELTRVVATLKVERNTAAERTPTIRLNGDGLTVRELQCDGETCEGYMMDGDDLVVTLPGDNHALRIVTEISPAANSQLMGLYASNGMLCTQCEAEGFRRITFFPDRPDVLSTYTVRMSGPKAQFPILLCNGNRTATGEQGENHWAEWHDPWPKPSYLFALVAGDLVARSDSFTTMNGRKVELNVWVRDGDLERTEHAMESLKRSMKWDEETFGREYDLDLFNIVAVSDFNMGAMENKGLNVFNTKYVLADPETATDGDYDGIEGVIGHEYFHNWSGNRITCRDWFQLSLKEGFTVLRDQLFSQDMGSAPVKRIEDVRVLRGVQFPEDSGPLAHPIRPDSYSEINNFYTATVYNKGAEVIRMMRTMAGEERFRAGTDLYFDRHDGEAATCEDFVKSIEDGAGLDLEQFRLWYSQAGTPKVTAKLDHSGETAKLTLKQHVPPTPGQDSKRPMPIPLKIALFDRASGTHRGEELVVLDKAEDTFAFDGFAEAPVLSINRTFSAPITIERSAPREDLVFLAAKDDDPFARYEAMQELMGGHLVAAVSGELGENERIAAQADIARAMGAVLVDESLDDLMRGELMTLPSQSYLAEQMLVADPTRIHEEREALKAFLGKELRDEFHALYDRAEKAPYSLDLASRGARKVKTLVLAFAAASDPAKAVELAAHQYDNADNMTDRQGALMVLTGIDSAERTGRLLDFYNRYEGNALVIDKWFSLQASSLHPNAIEHVKALREHPDFTLKNPNRVRSLYMAFAGTPHHFHSPDGEGYRMIADLILELDPINPQTAARFVPPLGRWRRIEPKRAAMMREQLERIAAAPKLSRDTFEQVTRSLG; translated from the coding sequence ATGGATATCGCCCGCACCCCCGCAACCCCCGATGGCAACCCCGAGATGGCCGATGCCGCGACCGAACCGCACAAGCCCGCGATCATCAAGCGCGAGGATTACACGCCCTTCGGCTGGGTGGTGCCCGAAGTGCAGATCGAATTCGAACTCGGCCTCGAGCTGACTCGCGTTGTCGCGACGCTCAAGGTGGAGCGCAATACCGCCGCCGAACGTACGCCGACGATCCGTCTCAATGGCGATGGCCTGACGGTCAGGGAACTGCAGTGCGACGGCGAGACATGCGAAGGGTATATGATGGATGGCGACGATCTCGTCGTCACGCTCCCGGGCGACAACCATGCCTTGCGCATCGTCACCGAAATTTCGCCGGCGGCAAATTCGCAGCTGATGGGGCTGTATGCCTCGAACGGCATGCTCTGCACCCAGTGCGAGGCCGAGGGCTTCCGCCGCATCACCTTCTTCCCCGACCGGCCCGACGTGCTCTCGACCTATACGGTGCGGATGAGCGGGCCGAAGGCGCAGTTCCCGATCCTGCTGTGCAACGGCAATCGCACGGCGACGGGCGAGCAAGGCGAGAATCACTGGGCCGAGTGGCACGACCCCTGGCCCAAGCCGTCCTATCTGTTCGCACTCGTCGCCGGAGACCTCGTCGCGCGCAGCGACAGCTTCACCACCATGAACGGGCGCAAGGTCGAACTGAACGTGTGGGTGCGCGACGGCGATCTCGAACGCACCGAGCACGCCATGGAAAGCCTCAAGCGCTCGATGAAATGGGACGAGGAAACCTTCGGTCGCGAATACGACCTCGACCTGTTCAACATCGTCGCTGTCAGCGACTTCAACATGGGCGCGATGGAGAACAAGGGCCTCAACGTCTTCAACACGAAATACGTCCTTGCCGACCCCGAAACCGCCACCGACGGCGACTATGACGGGATCGAGGGGGTCATCGGCCACGAATACTTCCATAACTGGTCGGGCAACCGCATCACCTGCCGAGACTGGTTCCAGCTTTCCCTCAAGGAAGGCTTCACCGTGCTGCGCGACCAGCTGTTCAGCCAAGACATGGGCAGCGCACCAGTGAAGCGGATCGAGGACGTGCGCGTCCTGCGTGGAGTCCAGTTCCCCGAGGATTCGGGGCCGCTCGCCCACCCGATCCGTCCGGATTCGTACAGCGAGATCAACAACTTCTATACCGCCACCGTCTACAACAAGGGCGCCGAGGTCATCCGAATGATGCGGACCATGGCGGGCGAGGAGCGCTTCCGCGCCGGGACCGACCTCTATTTCGATCGCCATGACGGTGAGGCCGCGACTTGCGAGGATTTCGTCAAGTCGATCGAGGATGGTGCGGGCCTCGACCTCGAGCAGTTCCGCCTGTGGTACTCGCAGGCCGGCACGCCCAAGGTAACCGCAAAGCTCGACCATTCGGGCGAGACTGCAAAGCTGACGCTGAAACAGCATGTCCCGCCGACGCCGGGGCAGGACAGCAAGCGGCCGATGCCGATCCCGCTCAAGATCGCGCTGTTCGACCGTGCCAGCGGCACGCATCGTGGCGAGGAACTGGTGGTACTCGACAAGGCCGAGGATACATTCGCCTTCGACGGCTTCGCAGAGGCACCGGTGCTGTCGATCAACCGTACCTTCTCCGCCCCTATCACCATTGAGCGCAGCGCGCCGCGTGAAGACCTCGTCTTCCTCGCCGCCAAGGACGATGACCCCTTCGCCCGCTACGAAGCGATGCAGGAACTGATGGGTGGCCACCTCGTCGCTGCTGTCTCGGGCGAACTCGGCGAGAACGAGCGTATTGCGGCACAGGCCGACATCGCACGGGCAATGGGCGCGGTGCTGGTCGACGAATCGCTCGACGACCTGATGCGCGGCGAACTGATGACGCTGCCCAGCCAGTCCTATCTTGCAGAACAGATGCTGGTTGCCGATCCGACCCGCATCCACGAGGAGCGCGAGGCCCTGAAAGCTTTCCTGGGCAAGGAACTGCGGGACGAATTCCACGCCCTCTACGACCGGGCGGAAAAGGCACCTTATTCGCTCGACCTCGCCTCGCGCGGAGCGCGCAAGGTCAAGACGCTGGTCCTCGCCTTCGCTGCCGCCAGCGATCCGGCCAAGGCGGTCGAACTGGCCGCGCACCAGTACGACAATGCCGACAACATGACCGATCGCCAGGGCGCGCTAATGGTCCTTACCGGCATCGACAGTGCGGAGCGTACCGGGCGATTGCTCGACTTCTACAACCGCTACGAAGGCAATGCGCTGGTGATCGACAAGTGGTTTTCGCTCCAGGCGTCCTCGCTCCACCCCAATGCCATTGAGCACGTCAAGGCGCTGCGCGAGCATCCGGATTTCACGCTCAAGAACCCCAACCGCGTGCGGTCGCTTTACATGGCCTTCGCCGGCACGCCGCACCATTTCCATTCGCCCGATGGCGAGGGTTACCGGATGATCGCCGACCTCATTCTCGAGCTCGATCCGATCAATCCGCAGACCGCGGCGCGTTTCGTTCCACCGCTCGGTCGCTGGCGGAGGATCGAACCCAAGCGCGCGGCGATGATGCGCGAACAGCTGGAGCGAATCGCCGCCGCCCCGAAACTGTCTCGCGACACGTTCGAACAGGTCACCCGTTCGCTTGGCTGA